One Nonomuraea angiospora DNA segment encodes these proteins:
- a CDS encoding spermidine synthase has translation MPGVYPVTFGEVELLRDLDRQDGWVLSKDGVPQSYVDLQDPTFLEFEYVRLMADVIDLLSEGPLSCVHVGGGACTIPRYIASTRPGSRHIVIEPDGLLVNLVREQLDLRSVPRLKVIVAGGREGTAKVWDDSADLVVLDAFTGATMPVDLATAEYMGDLARILRPDGTLLINLADGKGLAFARRLLATVTGTFGHVALLAEPGVMRGRRFGNLIVAASRTGLPLDLMTRRAAGGLTQARCVHGEALTNFIAGAAPIKDGDPILAPVPPPAVFG, from the coding sequence ATGCCCGGCGTGTATCCGGTGACGTTCGGCGAGGTCGAGCTTCTCCGTGACCTGGACAGGCAGGACGGCTGGGTGCTGTCCAAAGATGGCGTACCTCAGTCGTATGTTGATCTTCAAGATCCGACGTTTCTCGAATTTGAGTATGTACGACTCATGGCGGATGTGATCGACCTTTTGTCGGAAGGGCCGCTGAGCTGCGTACACGTGGGCGGCGGCGCCTGCACCATCCCCCGCTACATAGCCTCCACCAGGCCCGGCTCCCGCCACATCGTCATCGAGCCGGACGGCCTCCTCGTCAATCTGGTACGCGAGCAGCTCGACCTGCGTTCGGTGCCCCGCCTGAAGGTCATCGTGGCCGGGGGGCGCGAGGGCACCGCCAAGGTCTGGGACGACTCGGCGGACCTGGTGGTGCTGGACGCCTTCACGGGAGCGACGATGCCCGTCGACCTGGCCACGGCGGAATACATGGGCGACCTCGCCAGGATCCTCCGCCCGGACGGGACCCTCCTGATCAACCTGGCCGACGGCAAGGGCCTGGCCTTCGCCAGGCGCCTGCTCGCCACGGTGACCGGCACGTTCGGCCACGTGGCCCTGCTGGCGGAGCCGGGCGTCATGCGGGGCCGCCGCTTCGGCAACCTGATCGTGGCCGCCTCCCGCACCGGCCTGCCGCTGGACCTCATGACGCGGCGCGCGGCGGGCGGGCTGACGCAGGCGAGATGCGTGCACGGCGAGGCGCTGACCAACTTCATCGCCGGCGCCGCCCCCATCAAGGACG
- a CDS encoding penicillin-binding transpeptidase domain-containing protein has translation MLVIALVAVVGAGAFAIAASNRVKGSASQTAADYFDAWRKGDVSRMARLVYEPPPDFAIRHHRLTEELHIESIRLTPGRLKSMGEGAAEVPFTGVRQLADLGAWPFDSTLRLGVRDRAWKVLWAPETLHPLLGGGGTLELDEVDASAAELVTSEGERIPNDSYADAYLDQLKPEFGSSSRGWELVSKVPGQPARQLLARRPKADVERTTLSRPVQAAAARALDGVDDSAMVVIRPSTGEILALADRLKNNYSAVRDVFPPGSVFKTITAAALLGSGLDPAAEVRCPGTYTIPFHAPFKNDGEVDRGLISFTDAYAYSCNTTFVEQATTRLTADQLRETADEWGFGRQIATGIGGTCGTMQETDDPDMFGLDAIGQGQVVATPLCMAALAAAVQSGTWRSPRLLSDAEVRRIDGVPHKDVRMDEGIVASLRDMMAAVVDHGTASDMGLPAGVAGKTGTAEVPDEELSHAWFIGYRDDLAFCVFVRHGGSGRQAAVPIAARFFSGL, from the coding sequence GTGCTCGTTATCGCACTTGTCGCGGTAGTTGGGGCTGGTGCGTTCGCGATCGCGGCGTCGAACCGGGTCAAGGGCAGCGCTTCCCAGACCGCCGCGGACTACTTCGACGCCTGGCGCAAGGGTGACGTGTCGCGCATGGCGCGACTGGTGTACGAGCCGCCGCCCGACTTCGCGATCCGGCATCACCGGCTGACGGAGGAGCTCCACATCGAGTCCATCCGGCTGACCCCGGGGCGCTTGAAGAGCATGGGGGAGGGGGCCGCCGAGGTGCCGTTCACCGGGGTGCGGCAGCTCGCCGACCTGGGGGCGTGGCCGTTCGACAGCACGTTGCGGCTCGGCGTGCGGGATCGGGCCTGGAAGGTGCTGTGGGCCCCCGAGACGCTGCACCCCCTGCTCGGGGGCGGCGGCACGCTGGAGCTGGACGAGGTCGACGCGTCGGCGGCCGAGCTGGTCACCAGCGAGGGCGAGCGGATCCCGAACGACAGTTACGCGGACGCCTACCTCGACCAGCTCAAGCCCGAGTTCGGGTCGTCGTCCCGAGGCTGGGAGCTGGTGTCCAAGGTGCCGGGGCAGCCGGCCAGGCAGCTGCTGGCCCGCCGGCCCAAGGCCGACGTCGAGCGCACCACGCTGTCGCGGCCCGTGCAGGCGGCGGCCGCCAGGGCGCTGGACGGGGTCGACGACTCCGCGATGGTCGTCATCCGGCCGAGCACCGGCGAGATCCTGGCGCTGGCCGACCGGCTCAAGAACAACTACAGCGCGGTCCGGGACGTCTTCCCGCCGGGGTCCGTCTTCAAGACGATCACGGCGGCGGCGCTGCTCGGGAGCGGGCTCGACCCGGCGGCGGAGGTCCGGTGCCCCGGCACGTACACCATCCCGTTCCACGCGCCCTTCAAGAACGACGGCGAGGTGGACCGCGGGCTCATCAGCTTCACCGACGCCTACGCGTACTCCTGCAACACGACGTTCGTCGAGCAGGCCACCACCAGGCTCACCGCTGACCAGCTGCGGGAGACGGCGGACGAGTGGGGGTTCGGCCGCCAGATAGCGACCGGCATCGGCGGCACCTGCGGGACCATGCAGGAGACCGACGATCCCGACATGTTCGGCCTCGACGCCATCGGCCAGGGCCAGGTGGTCGCGACGCCGCTGTGCATGGCCGCGCTCGCCGCCGCCGTGCAGAGCGGCACCTGGCGCTCGCCCCGGCTGCTGTCGGACGCGGAGGTGCGCCGGATCGACGGCGTCCCGCACAAGGACGTGCGCATGGACGAGGGGATCGTGGCCTCGCTCAGGGACATGATGGCCGCCGTGGTCGATCACGGGACGGCGAGCGACATGGGGCTGCCGGCGGGCGTGGCGGGCAAGACGGGGACGGCCGAGGTGCCGGACGAGGAGCTGTCGCACGCGTGGTTCATCGGCTACCGGGACGACCTGGCCTTCTGCGTC